In Bacteroidota bacterium, the following are encoded in one genomic region:
- a CDS encoding adenylate/guanylate cyclase domain-containing protein, with amino-acid sequence KLSAEELVSELDFLFKKFDEIISKYNIEKIKTIGDAYMCASGLPTPNANHAENIVKAAIEIQQWMKERNNQWQLRIGIHTGPVTAGVVGDKKFAYDIWGDTVNTASRMESSGEAGKINISGVTYTQLNFLSFWERTGVRADFRGKIPAKNKGEIEMYFVEKTS; translated from the coding sequence AAATTATCGGCTGAAGAATTAGTAAGCGAACTGGATTTTCTTTTCAAAAAGTTTGATGAGATTATTTCTAAATACAACATAGAAAAAATAAAAACTATCGGAGATGCTTATATGTGTGCCAGCGGGCTTCCCACACCAAACGCCAATCATGCAGAAAATATTGTAAAAGCAGCAATTGAAATTCAGCAATGGATGAAAGAACGAAATAATCAATGGCAGCTTAGAATCGGAATTCATACAGGTCCCGTCACCGCTGGAGTTGTTGGCGATAAAAAATTCGCTTACGACATTTGGGGAGATACGGTAAATACTGCCTCAAGAATGGAAAGTAGCGGAGAAGCAGGGAAGATAAATATCTCAGGAGTCACTTATACGCAACTAAACTTCCTCTCCTTTTGGGAGAGGACTGGGGTGAGGGCAGACTTTCGCGGAAAAATTCCGGCAA